AGCCATCTATTGTCAATCTGCCACTCTCGATTTTACAGGAAATATAAAGAATGCCTCTTCAGTAGAAAGTGGTGGTGCCATCAAGGTAAGTAAGCAAGGAAAAATAAAATTCAGAGGAGAAATAAATGGGTGTCAGTCAGATCAGTCTGGTGGAGCTATTGCCATAGAGCAAGGGAGCCATATGTATATGAAGGGTGACATTCTGAACTGCCAAGCAGGTTGCCCCCAGCAATGTCAGGAAAGCCTGCCACTCCGGAATGGAGGTGCCGTGTCGAATGCAGGCACCTTTATTTTACAAGGCAATATTTTAAGCTGCAAAACGATGCAGTCAGGAGGAGCTGTAGAAAATAAGGAAGACGCTTACCTAGAGGTCCAAGGAAACCTCTACGGTTGCCAGGCCAAAGAAAACGGAGGGGCTGTATACGGAGGTGGAAAAATCAGAGTCTCAGGAATCAGATCCTGTCAGGCCATGCAGTCTGGAGGCGCCATGTATCTGTACCAAGCCAGTGAAGTATTTATGAGTGACTGGATTGAAGACTGCACAGCCAAACAAATAGCAGGAGCCCTTTACCTTGCTCCCATGGAAGAGCAAGCTATAAAGGTACAGGTATTCAACATTAGGAATTGTGGTATCGTGCAAGATCTAGATAAGATAATCGAGCAATGGGTTTATGCTTCCGGAGCTAATACCTTGCTTATACTCACTTCCTTTGTGATTGATCTCTACGGAGGGGTCGGTAGATTAAACAACCTCCTACAGCTTAGTGCCGGAGCAAATTTATACTATTCTAATTATAGTGCTTATAATATAGGAACTCCAACAAGTTCACTGTAGAGTTTAAGAAGAATTATCTAAATCTCATTTAATAATCGATTCTGGAATCAGAATCATTAACTATAATTTTATAAATAATTATGCAAGAACAAAAGCAAAAACAAGAAGAACTAAATCTAAAAAAAGATGAACCTAAAGGTAATTCTCAGTCGAAATTAAGTTTACAAGACTATAAAAACTATGCGCTAATTACAGGATTAACTTATTATGGTGGAAACCAATTTAAGAAAAGAATGGAAAATGTAAAATCTCCTTATCCTATTTATAGAAGCCCTTTAGATATAATAATGAAACAAAATTATTTTAAAAAGGCACCAAGCGGTATTAAAATGGTAGCATTATCAGCTTTTCTATCAAGTTATGGAATAAGTAAGTTAAATAAAAATGGTCATTTTGATGTTATTAAAGATTTAGCAAAGTACACAAAAAAGGGGACGGCACAGTATGATCCTAAAGATCACCAATATTCAGAAAATATTTAAATATAAGTATATGGTGTTTGTTTAGTAGTATTTGATAAAGGATCTAGTGTGTTAGCTAGATCTTTTATTTTTGTGGGGGGAATTAATAAAATATAACGCTTCAAATGTTAATATCATCCAATGTCAGCATAAATGAAATGATATCCTGAATTTCCGACGGGGACAGATGAAGGGAGTCTGATGGCAAGGTTTGATGGGCTAGGTTAAAGCCTCTGCCATTTCCTCCGCCTGCATTATAGAAATCCATGACTTCTTCCAATGTCTCAAATACGCCATTGTGCATATATGGAGCCGTTTTATTGATATTCCTAAGCGTTGGCGTTTTGAAAAAGTGCTTTCTTTCGGGGGTTTGGAATATATCATATCTGCCCAAATCGTTGCTTACAGGCGAGTCATTGCTTGCATTGTCGGGAACTCCCAAAGATTCAAGTTCGGAATGCATGAAAGTAGGAGGAAGGGTTCCATTGAATACGGGAGCGAAATGGCATGTTCCGCATTGCGCTTTGCCCATGAATAGATTGAATCCATTGATTTCGTTTTCGTTCATGCTCTGCTCCTCATTTCTCATATTCTTGTCAAATTTTGAAGTGAATTTGTTTAGATCTCTGATATAGGAAGCGATCGCATTTCTTATGTTCAAAGAATTAATCTTGCCAGCATACAAAGAGTCGAAATCGCTTCGATAGGCAGCGATGGACTTTACCGTTTTGGCTATTTGTTCGGATGAGGAATGAAATTCATTTTCGTTTTCGACAACTCCTAAAATCTGTCCTTCCAATCCTTTCGCTCTTCCGTCATAAAAAAAAGATTTTTGCAAGGAAGAGTAAAGCAGGGTAGGCGTGTTCCTTTTTTGCTTGGGAAATTTTGTCAAGCCATCGGTGAATGCTAAATTCTCGTCATGGCATGTAGCGCAACTCATTTTTTGGGATAAAGAAAGTCTTTTGTCATGGAATAGCTTTTTTCCTAATCTGGATTTTTCTGCGTTATGAGAAAGTTGTTTGTCAAAATCTATAAAGTGGCTAGTATTGAATGTCGATTTTGAAAATAGGCTTTGCGCATTATTGGCAATGGCTCTTTCAAAAGGAAAGTTTACTTGCCAATCACTAACGGTTTTATTCCATAGATTAATCTGTCTTCGCACTCTGTTTTTTAGAAAGTCATATCGGTCGAAAGCTTCAAAGTCGGTTTGGCTCAGAGTTGTTTTTGTTTCGTTGATTTCATTTTTCCATTCCTGCAAGAGTTGTTTATCCGAGAATTTAAAGGCATAGATATCTAAAACCTGAGAGATGTAATCATAGCAAAAAATGGATTCTTCAAGCGATTTGCCACTAGCAGGACTATCAAAACCTGTAATGCTTGTCAATGCTATTCGAAAGATTTGTTCTCGAATCATCCAAAGCAAATGATAGTCTTTTATTTGGATGTGGAGGTTGGCTTTTATAAGCTTTAGACGTTGTTTTGTGTAAGTGATAATTTTGAAAAGCTCTTTCTGGTCAAAAGCATCAGCATAGATCATTTCCTCTAATACTTGATATCCAAATGGTTTCAAGTATTTGATATTCGTAGCGTCTTCTTCTTCAACTTTCAAAAAATTGGCTTGGTTGAGAGCACTGTAATTATCCGGATCAGTGAAGGCTAATACCAGCTCCGCTTTTTTGAATGAATCTCTTGATTTGTGATAGAAGTATTTGTGTTTACTATTTTCAGAGACAAGAATGGTGTCTAAATAGTCAATCGCATGTGTTAAGTTTTGAGCATATGAATGCTCTAATTCATTTAGCGCTTTTTTATCCAACAAGTCAGTGCTTTGCTTGGGTTCGCAAGAAATAATAAGAGTTAAAAAAAGGACTCTAAAAAGTCCTTTTAATTTTGAATATGCTGACATGCTTACCTTTCTAATCCTTCAACAACATACAAAATACTGCCTTCGCTATTGCTTGGGCTATCTGTAGCTTTGGGATCAGTAAAGCTTTCATTCTCCCAGCCATGGTTTTGGCTGATGATCATAAATGTGCCTTCCTTGTTGATAATATCCGATATATCAACGACACCTGTCAATTCCCAGATTTTATCAGATGTGCCATAACCATTTGCTTCGGCGGACTTTTGATCGCATTCCAATACTGTTTTGAAAGCTTTGGTTTGCAGGTTGTATTGATACATTCTTGCAAAATGCTTCTTATCCTCTTGATCAAAATAGCCATTTGGATCTTCCTGTATGTAAATATAGTCTTGTGTCACAGCGATATTGTCCGGACTGTGAAATGAAGCTTCAGGACTGCCTTTGATATCGCCATCCAATACACAGCTAATAGAGCCTTTAGTAGGATCATTCTCATTAAGATTTAGCTTGTAAACTCTGCCGAATTTGCTTCCTTTTCCTTCCAGCGCAGGGTGTTTTCTGCCTGTAACGCAAAAATATACTTCTCTATTATTTTCAGCGTTTCCTCTTCTCCAATCAATATCTTCTACGCGAGAAAAGCCCATGACTCCTTTGATTTTGGATTCCTGATCGAGCAGGTCGAATTGTCTTTCATCCAGTTCCACGAATTCAATTGGATACTCATTGCCTTTTTTCATATCCACTTCGAATTGAACTTGCGGATCATTGACTTTAAGACCGTAAAGCTTGCCATTCTCTAGATCCCCTCTATCTCCAATATACATGGCTAGTTGGCCTGAAGGAGTTTCATTGTCAGCGTGGTCATCTCCGATGAGAATAACTGTCTTTTCCGGAAATGCGTTTTTATTTAAAGCTACGGCATTTTCGACAGCCCATTGTCCAAGGCTTGTCAGAAGAGTCGCTGAGCTTGCTTTGGAGGCATCCTTGTAAGGATCTGTAGCGAATACGCCTCTGGAAGACTTGCCAGCTTCTCCCCCCGAAAGATACAGTGGACCAAAACCATGATCTTCAGGCGTGATAATACTTCCTGAGCATTGTGCGGTTCTGGCTGTTCCAACCGAATTGACAATATATTCTCCTCCCACAGGCTTCAAGGTTGAATCAAGTTTAATGCGGGCGATAGAATAATCACCTTCCATATTATTGATAAGCGAGAAGCTTCCGTCTTTATTGGCCAAAAGGGCTGCCCCGTCGGCAGCTGATCCATATACAAATTCAGGGGTTTCAGAGAGTTTGTCTTCACTGGATAGAATAGGGTAGACTTTCAGGTTGGGAAAGTCTTCGCTCACTTTTAAAAAATTTGGCGTTTTGGAATGCGCCTCAAGTTTGATGTGATTTTTAGATTGCGTGGATTCTTGCTTGCAACCAAGGAAAGCAACTGCGATAACAGAAAGTATTATCCTTTTCATTGTGTAGTAGTTTTTAGAGTCGCAAAACTCCACATTTTAATGAAAATAAAAGTTAATGTTTTATTACTTAAATATGGATAATATGAACTTTCTGTTAAAGGCTATGCTTTAAAATACTATTTTGTTCGATTTTTGGCGTTTGCCAAGCTGTCTTGTATAGCTTTTTCTAATAATGCATGTTCACTGCCGGGACCTACGGTTAAGAGTTTTGGACCTGTCGTCGGAACACCGCTGTTAGGTCTAATGAATATTTCTCCATCCGGTGTTCTTTCAAAGAATGTGAACTGTTTTTCGCTGTTTATATGCGTGCAACCTTTGACTCTAAGGATGCTTTTGGGAATGGCGTTGCAAATCTCATAAATGCAATCCAGGTCAGGCAAATCAGGCAGATCCACAGAACACGAAGCCCAATGAGCTTTGAGGTGGTCGAGTTTTTCAGCGGTATTATTTGAAGGAGACAATTGAGGGAGCAAAGTCGCATCGATTTTGCTCATATCAATCACCTGAGCCGTTGGGTTGAGCTTTTTCAAGTGTTCAATTACAGATGAACGTCTTTCCAAAGTTGTTGATTCTGTACGCGTCAATACAATCATTGAGGATACTTGAATCTGATTGGCTTCAAGTTCATTGTGCATTCCTCGTTTTTGCCAGTTTTTGACATCCACTACTGATATTTGAATAGGAGGAAGAAAACGCTTGTCTAATCCGACGCCAAGAAAACCCATCAGAGAGCATGCGTCCGAGGTTCCGTTTGCTTCGATAAGAGTTATTCCATTTTCTCTTTCGGGAACTCTATTGACGAATTCCCTTAGTTCATTTATGCCGCTGCAACATATGCAACTACCGCTTAGTGCTTTGACAGATTGAATGTCTATCTTTTCGGTGAATTGCTGGACGTCAAGGTTCGCATTTTCATAGTCATTCAAAATGATAAAAGGATCCCATCCTTTGTTGATATAATTGTTTGTTAAATGCTTGAGCAATGTGGTCTTTCCCGCGCCTAAAAAACCAACAATGGTGATTATTGCTTCCATGATCTTATGTGTAGAATTACTGTTTACTGTTTTTAGTGGATACTAGCCTTTCACAAGTTCAAGGTTTTGACTCGTTGATTTTAGCAGTGTGCAAAATTGGTCAATCTTGTGTTTGCTGATATGCTGCATTACGACAATATGCGCCTTGTTGCCTTGAGTCGCCAGTTGGTATTTTTGCACAATCTCATCGCAAGGTTTTTCAAAAGTAACGATTAATTGATCAGCATTATAAGCGACATCAGGGTAGTTCATTTCGTTCAGGCTATTGTAAAGGTATTGGGCGTTTTCAATGCAGGTCATTGCTTCTTCTTTAAATCCATTGACACCCTTTTTCTGAATGATATACCAGAAATTCAATGCTAAAAAACCATTTCTTGAACCGCTAATTGTTGTGTCGTTCGCTTCCAAATAAGGTATCCAATTAGCGTCTTGGAATGTAGCGTCGTGCATGGATTTATTGGCAAGTAAAACTCCGCAAGGATGTATCGTGCCAGGGAATTTATGACCTGAAATAGCTATGCTGCTAACTCCATTTGCGAATAAATCTTCTTTGGAACTCAAGAATGGGTAAATGAAGCCCATAAGCGCCGCATCAGCATGAATGTAAACGTCTTCTTTTGGAATATGTAGCTCATCAAGCACATTATGGATTTCGCTAAGTTCATCCATGGCGCCAGTCATAGTAGTGCCGATATTTAGATTGATGATTAAGCCGTATTCTTTATGCTTTGTATTTATTGATTTTATTTTCTCAGTTAAGTTTTTATAGTTCATTTCGCCGGATCCGTCGCAGTTTACTTGAAAAGCGTCTACGTTGAGCAGGTGAGCGTTTTTAGGAATGGAGTAATGACTGGATGAAGAAAAAAGGAAAAAGGGCTTCTTATTCTTTTGTGTGAAATATTCTCGGCCCATATATAGACCATATAAATTGCCTTCTGTCCCGCCACTTGTAATATAGCCCCAATAGGATTCCAAGTCATATAATTTGGCTACGAAATCCAATACTTCTTTTTCGAATTCTTTGGTGTGCATCTTGGCATTGCCATGCACAGAAGGATCTCCTGCATTATTCAGGTGCAACTTTGCCAGACCGCTAATTCCAAGTATGGACAAGTCGTTGTTTTGAGGTATTTCAGGGTACCCAAAATAGGTCGCAGAGTTTCTTATCTGCTCAGCTAAAAATTCAGTTAATCTTATTTCCGCTTGAGTGAGTTTCTCTTGATAATCGAATTCTTCCATTCTTTACTTTCTTGCTCCTTGTTTGATATCTTCCAATGCATTAATTATAACATTGGCTTATAATCATGTCTAATATCTAATCAAAATAATAAGATTATTTACTAAATAAAATGGAGTAAGTGAATTTGCAGGTGTTTAAAACCAAATTCATCGCAATGTTAGGCAGATGACTTGAATTTGTCGCTTATCTATTGTTCGGAACTTTAATCAATTTGAGCATATTCATTTTTATGAATTGTGTTTTGCTCAGGAGTTTTGATGCTTGGAGCGAATTTGAATCCTATAACCAAAATGTCATCCACTTGCTTTTGATTGCCGATTTTCATCCAGCTATTGATCTTTGATTCGAGAATGAACTTTTGGTCATCAAAGGAATGATGGTGTATATCCTTTAGAAGGCTTCTAAAAGGTTTTGCCATGAATTTATTGCCATCCTCTCCGCCAAATTGATCTTGAAAACCATCAGAGGAGATATAAAAATGCATTTCTTCTTCTATTTTTATGACTTGTTTTGTAAAGTTGGATCGGTGTTTTGTTTTTCTACCGCCAACGGAAAGTTTGTCACCTTTTATTCGTGTAACTTCATCGTTGTGAATGCATATCAAGGAGTTTTTGGCACCTGCAAATTCTAAAATATTCTTATCCAAATCCATTACGCATAGCGAGATATCCATGCCGTCTCGATTTTGGGTTTTGTCCTGCCTCAAAGCATTTTCCACTTGAGCATGCAGTTCGTCTAAAATGAGGTGAGGCTCTAAAATGTTCTTTTCAGAGACAATACGATTTAAGAATGAAATTCCCAACATAGACATGAATGCTCCGGGTACGCCATGTCCTGTGCAGTCTGCCGCGCAAATCACGATCTTATTATCTTTTTCATAAAACCAATAAAAGTCCCCGGATACGATATCCTTGGGCTGAAAGAAAATAAAGTGTTCCGGGATATTTTGGATTTCTTCCACGTCAGTTAATGCCGCTTTTTGAATGCGCTCCGCATAGTTGATGCTTGCGATTATTTTATTGTTTTTTTTCTCCAATTCTTCTTTTTGCCCTTCAAGCACTTTGTTGGTTTTTCGTTTGGCACTGTAATTTTTGAATAAAATAGCAGTAAGTATCAGCAATAAAGTCAATGATAATCCAATGGTCGCCGAGATGATGGTTTGTCGCTCTGATTTGGCTTTATAGATTAAGTTTTCTTTTTCCTTTTTGTCGGCTTCATATTTTACTTGCATTTCCGCTATCTGCTTGCTCTTTTCAGTATTGAATATGCTGTCTTTGAGCGCAGAGTAGGATTTATAAGCATTCAATGCGGCTTCCTTGTCGTTGATCTTTTCAAAAAATTCCGATTTCTTCAGATACGCATCTTGTACGATTGAATTAAAATTCATTTTTTCTGCTTTTTCAATCGCTTCGTTTAAAATGCCTTCAACTTTGGCATATTGCTTTTTTTTGATG
The Aureibacter tunicatorum DNA segment above includes these coding regions:
- a CDS encoding cytochrome-c peroxidase, which codes for MSAYSKLKGLFRVLFLTLIISCEPKQSTDLLDKKALNELEHSYAQNLTHAIDYLDTILVSENSKHKYFYHKSRDSFKKAELVLAFTDPDNYSALNQANFLKVEEEDATNIKYLKPFGYQVLEEMIYADAFDQKELFKIITYTKQRLKLIKANLHIQIKDYHLLWMIREQIFRIALTSITGFDSPASGKSLEESIFCYDYISQVLDIYAFKFSDKQLLQEWKNEINETKTTLSQTDFEAFDRYDFLKNRVRRQINLWNKTVSDWQVNFPFERAIANNAQSLFSKSTFNTSHFIDFDKQLSHNAEKSRLGKKLFHDKRLSLSQKMSCATCHDENLAFTDGLTKFPKQKRNTPTLLYSSLQKSFFYDGRAKGLEGQILGVVENENEFHSSSEQIAKTVKSIAAYRSDFDSLYAGKINSLNIRNAIASYIRDLNKFTSKFDKNMRNEEQSMNENEINGFNLFMGKAQCGTCHFAPVFNGTLPPTFMHSELESLGVPDNASNDSPVSNDLGRYDIFQTPERKHFFKTPTLRNINKTAPYMHNGVFETLEEVMDFYNAGGGNGRGFNLAHQTLPSDSLHLSPSEIQDIISFMLTLDDINI
- a CDS encoding phosphatase, with translation MKRIILSVIAVAFLGCKQESTQSKNHIKLEAHSKTPNFLKVSEDFPNLKVYPILSSEDKLSETPEFVYGSAADGAALLANKDGSFSLINNMEGDYSIARIKLDSTLKPVGGEYIVNSVGTARTAQCSGSIITPEDHGFGPLYLSGGEAGKSSRGVFATDPYKDASKASSATLLTSLGQWAVENAVALNKNAFPEKTVILIGDDHADNETPSGQLAMYIGDRGDLENGKLYGLKVNDPQVQFEVDMKKGNEYPIEFVELDERQFDLLDQESKIKGVMGFSRVEDIDWRRGNAENNREVYFCVTGRKHPALEGKGSKFGRVYKLNLNENDPTKGSISCVLDGDIKGSPEASFHSPDNIAVTQDYIYIQEDPNGYFDQEDKKHFARMYQYNLQTKAFKTVLECDQKSAEANGYGTSDKIWELTGVVDISDIINKEGTFMIISQNHGWENESFTDPKATDSPSNSEGSILYVVEGLER
- a CDS encoding GTP-binding protein, translating into MEAIITIVGFLGAGKTTLLKHLTNNYINKGWDPFIILNDYENANLDVQQFTEKIDIQSVKALSGSCICCSGINELREFVNRVPERENGITLIEANGTSDACSLMGFLGVGLDKRFLPPIQISVVDVKNWQKRGMHNELEANQIQVSSMIVLTRTESTTLERRSSVIEHLKKLNPTAQVIDMSKIDATLLPQLSPSNNTAEKLDHLKAHWASCSVDLPDLPDLDCIYEICNAIPKSILRVKGCTHINSEKQFTFFERTPDGEIFIRPNSGVPTTGPKLLTVGPGSEHALLEKAIQDSLANAKNRTK
- a CDS encoding histidine decarboxylase, with the translated sequence MEEFDYQEKLTQAEIRLTEFLAEQIRNSATYFGYPEIPQNNDLSILGISGLAKLHLNNAGDPSVHGNAKMHTKEFEKEVLDFVAKLYDLESYWGYITSGGTEGNLYGLYMGREYFTQKNKKPFFLFSSSSHYSIPKNAHLLNVDAFQVNCDGSGEMNYKNLTEKIKSINTKHKEYGLIINLNIGTTMTGAMDELSEIHNVLDELHIPKEDVYIHADAALMGFIYPFLSSKEDLFANGVSSIAISGHKFPGTIHPCGVLLANKSMHDATFQDANWIPYLEANDTTISGSRNGFLALNFWYIIQKKGVNGFKEEAMTCIENAQYLYNSLNEMNYPDVAYNADQLIVTFEKPCDEIVQKYQLATQGNKAHIVVMQHISKHKIDQFCTLLKSTSQNLELVKG
- a CDS encoding tetratricopeptide repeat protein, with the protein product MPNAYRKIRIELIRFQNPMKKLLLLIIHIIIFQVSQAQNSSIKDYEQKLAVEKNDSVQMHLLARLAFAYWDSDHYKSRELAEKSLKINEKYNEKHIVSINLNTIGISYWTQGEYDKALEYFLKTVEMCEEDSHYIGMGSAYINIGIIYKAYGQYHKAIKYQEKAIAAHEKIENFDGIIAARSNIGLNYVYLKEYEKALEELKIAEELLIQSNNENNTVAIYIYEYRGQAYDELGDYDKALTNYNKALELSKKLNGVKSMTSNMIHVADVYIKKKQYAKVEGILNEAIEKAEKMNFNSIVQDAYLKKSEFFEKINDKEAALNAYKSYSALKDSIFNTEKSKQIAEMQVKYEADKKEKENLIYKAKSERQTIISATIGLSLTLLLILTAILFKNYSAKRKTNKVLEGQKEELEKKNNKIIASINYAERIQKAALTDVEEIQNIPEHFIFFQPKDIVSGDFYWFYEKDNKIVICAADCTGHGVPGAFMSMLGISFLNRIVSEKNILEPHLILDELHAQVENALRQDKTQNRDGMDISLCVMDLDKNILEFAGAKNSLICIHNDEVTRIKGDKLSVGGRKTKHRSNFTKQVIKIEEEMHFYISSDGFQDQFGGEDGNKFMAKPFRSLLKDIHHHSFDDQKFILESKINSWMKIGNQKQVDDILVIGFKFAPSIKTPEQNTIHKNEYAQID